From the genome of Oryza glaberrima chromosome 1, OglaRS2, whole genome shotgun sequence:
GCTGATTGGCCCACATCCTACTCTTCCACTTATATAGCCAATAGGATAGGCTCAACGGCCTAAATAAGATATTataactaaggctgtgtttggaatAGCATCTTCCTAGCATGCATAATAAATACGGAAGTagaacggtccattagcgcgtgattaattaaatattagctaatattttttaaaaaaatgaatcaatatgttttttaagcaactttcgtatagaaactttaaaaaaacatactatcgtttagcagtttgaaaaacgtgcgcgtagAATATGATGGagaagggttgggaacccagGGTTCCAAACACAACCTAATATtccttccatcctaaaataaataactTTAGGGTTTGAAGTTTATTCCAAAATAAACTAACTTTTATCTTTtccacacatattttttgaaCTACTAAACAAtgagtttttttcaaaaaaaaatctatagtaaAGTTAAATccattttttcaagtttaaaatagttaatgcTCACTATACTAATGACTCATTTCATTTTAGGTATCTTGTCCTTTGCTTATGATAGAATACTAACTATAGCAATATCAGGATATAAACAAACAAAAGTTAAGAGaatgcatatttttttcatgtgttaATGCTGGATAAAACCCAAGATAAGAGGTGGCACAACTGGTTTAGGCTTATCCAGATAAGTGACAAACACTATTTACTATATTACCACGAGAGCACAATTTTAGACGCCACCAGGTTCCAGCCAGCCGGTTTCAACTCTTACACGGTTCAACCCCTAAAGACGGCATGACAGCCACCACAGACAGAACTCTCCAGCTGCCACAGGAGAGGGAGGCCACAGCAAATCCCGGGGGTCCCCAAGCCGAAAACGGTTACCCTCAACGAGATAAATCCGCAGCACTCCCCATGTTGGGATTATTACCAAACGAGACGCACGAAACCCAGCCAAAAATCAAGTGACAACCCCTACGAAGCTTCCACGAAGCtcactcccctcccccctcccctccctttttatctccctcctccttcgcctccttcttcctcctcatctcaTCAACCTCTCCAAATCTCTCGATCTCCCATTCGAGCGAGATGAAGCTCTCCATCCAATCATTCGCCCGCAAGCTCTCCCTCCCGTCGCCGAAGCGGACgtggagcagcagcggcggaagcAGTAAGAGGGATGGTGGCATGTCCAAGAACGGGAGCGGCGTGAAGCGGGCCATCTCCCGCAGCGAGGCGTCGTCGttcgcgtcggcgtcgtcggagtcggagtcgtcCTCGGACGACGCGCTGATGGCGAGGTCGACGCCGAGGTCGGTGCTCCCCGCGGAGATCTCGCGGCGGGAGCTGGAGGCCGTGCTCCGGCGGCTCGGGCACGGGGAgcccgacgacgaggagctggACGCCGtcgcggccatcgccgccgaggccgaggcgggcggcggggaggacgaGCTGATGGAGGCGTtcaaggtgttcgacgccgacggcgacggccgcatCACCGCCGAGGAGCTCCGCGGCGTCATGGTCGCCatcctcggcggcgacggcgacggctgcaGCCTCGACGACTGCCGCCGCATGAtcggcggcgtcgacgccgacggcgacggcttcgTCGGGTTCCAGGACTTCGCCCGGATGAtgatggccgccaccgccaccgccacggcgacggcggacggccCGAGATCGTGGTGATCCATTCCTCCGTTCCCGCCAAAAAGATCGGACGGCCGTGATGCGCTCTGATGTGGTGTGCTTCAACTTTTTTTGGCGCGCACTAGACGATGGAAAAAAAGCCAGCACTACTAGATGCGCTGCTAATTAAGTACTCTACTAATCCAAGATGAAGAGGGAATATTATTATTAGCCTAAACCCAACCTGTAAAATCCATTAAGAGAGAGTAATCCCAAGGCGAATGCTTCGttctttcaatttttcaaaatttaatccTCCAacttggagttggagctgtaagCCTAACGTTGCTGTGTGAATCGGACTTGTATCTTGCTGCGATCGAGCTACTATAAAACATTCTTTAGATCTTATGGATTAATTTACTGCACTAACTACACGACTACTCCATTGAGGTGatctgaatgaatgaatgaatgaatgagtGGATTGCAGAGGAAAATGTTGTTATTTTTCGTAGAATGATTGGAGATTCCGATTCGCGTAGGCTTGACGAGACCGGCTGCGTCTGCGTGATGGCAACGTGGCAGCTTTGGCAAGCAGCTGGAACGTGTTCTTTTTGTCCATTTCCCTTTAGGCATCGGGCATGCGGTTTCCGGCTAGTTTCATCTGGATTAGCTGCTACTGCTCCACTGCTTTGAGTGACAGTAATGTATAACCACTTTGCTGattaacaaaaacaaacaaaaaaaactgaTACATTGTACAGTAACTCTTTGTGGTTATTCTACTCtttgtagtatatattttttctctctcttgctGGTTCTTGAAAGGTGCCCATGTTTCTGTCTATTTTAGCTTACCAGAAATGCTCGGGCAAGTTCCAAGATAAGGCCCATGACATGTAGTTTTGCAATCAGTGATCACAAGATGATGTTGTAGCTATGGTACACCATATAGTGTAGCACCTGGTTTCATCGCTTTCACGGTTCATTTTCGCCTTAACAGGATAAATACGCCACTTCATCTCAGATGGTCGTTCTTCCTTAAAGCTGTGTGCTGATTCCAGACCTAACCTTGCCTTTTCTactatttttcaaaagaaactgTTTTTTAAGACTGTTCAAAATAACTCTGCTCTTCTCTGAAGAAAATTCAGTGGCAAGTTTTTCCATTAAAGAAGTACTTAGTAGTTAGTACTAGCAGTCACTCTCCAAGCGTGCAGTGCTGCTGCCTTTCCTTCCTTTTATCGGTGCTTCAAGAAACGCTTTACAGTCCAATGAATCCTGACACCCGGATTATGATTAGCAGCCTGGAGGAGTGTTTGATTCAAGTTGAAGCCGTACACTAATTCTGAATAAACAGTATAAGTACAAGATCATGAACATTCAGACAACGACCTTCCAATCAGGAGATCAGATTTGGTCAACCTGTCATGGCAAGGCAGCTCCTATGACAGCTACTAGGACTGGAGTAGTTTGAGTCCATCTTTGTGATTTCCAACCTGCATGAAGTAGTAAAGCTTTGAGCAATTGCCTAGCAGATGCCCTGGTAAGCtgcctttcttttctcttctgaAGATTGGTAAGCTGCCATGGAGTTTCTTGGTAGAAACTCGAGGCCGAGCAACAGTGCATCTCTAATATTTGGCAGTTTTCGGCTTTCTGCCTGAGGAAATTTCTCAACAATCGCTAGCCAGGCCATGTTACTGCGTAAAACCATGCTCTTAAGAAATGTGAGTCAAAGAAGAGTATCCTGCTCTGTGATGCAGTTTTTGACCGAGGTCAGGGAATATTTGTACTCCTACAACCAGTAGTACGTGTCACTGCTACTACTCCCTAATACTagatcccaaaataaaccaatcttgTACTCTCGCATGAGATTGATTTATTTCGGACGAGACAACGTATCttatactataaatttaaacaaatatgtttaaaatctatatttagatttatagtactataaTATACATCACATTTGATATTAGACTGTCTATCTAGATTAGAtttatagtaataaaaaatGTCCCGtccaattttagttttttatattttgagactgaGGGAGTAGTACTCATACCTCGGCATGCTCATCGGTCACCTTGGTTGCAGCAACATTAGCCTGCGACTTGTGTTTCTCTCGCCATTGTTACTGTAGCAGTATTAAAGTGAAGCTGCATTTCCGGCCGTTACCATGGCGACAAGACAAACGCAGCTGCACCTGCAACCTCGCCGCATGTGAGCTCTGGCCACACGACAATGGTCCCCGTCACGCTCGTCTTGCCctgtcgccgcctcgcctcgccggcgggtAAATCTAGGCCTGGATTAGCAGTTTCGCCTTTGCAATTTTGCAGCGCGACGCAGTTGCCGACCTGCAAAGCGAGAGCGACTCTCTTTCGCATGCGTTCTGGGGTTTGGTCCGTCAACGAAACGGAGGTGCGTGCAAGTGGGTTAGAACTTCCTCCAAAAGCTCAGGGAAAGTGTGCTCCACTAGtctagtagtagtaggagtattGCTTTGCTAGTTTCAGTTCGCTTTGTACTCGGAACAGTAGGTGTGGCTGCGACTGCAATAGTGCAATGCAGGTTTCGCACCTACTACTACTTCTACTGTTGAGAGCCAAGTTTGTCTTTGTCACTCACTTGagccttttctctttttcagatCGAGTAGTAGTATTCCCaccatcccattttaagtgtagaTATGGTTTTCCACGTCCAACTTTAACCgtatgttttatttaaaatttttataaaaaaaatttataaacatAAGTCGCgagtaaagtattatttatgttttatcatctcataataacaaaaatactaattataaaaaaatttaaataagatggacgatcaaacTTAGGTACGGAAaattatggttgcacttaaaatggaacggaTAGAGTAGTAGATAGCACTAACGTTGTCTTTTACCAGCTGAAGCCTCTGTCCGCGCGTGCACATGCTCCTGCCTTTTTAGTCCTTTTTTCCTACTGCTTGGTGATGAGAGGTTAAAAGTTAAACATTGTGCATGCAAGGGGAAAAAGGGATCCGAGGCGTGttattttttgttcttttgtttcaGGCAAGGCTCGGATGACAACTTCCTTGATGTTTCCTTGGATTGCTAGCTGTGGTTTGATGATCTCCCACAACTGGAGGCACAAGCAAAGCAGAAGTCAGTGCAGCAGCATGGGTGATGTTGGGTTCACCATGGAAGCTTGTGAAAGAGGAGGTATCCCAAGTGCTTGAAAGaatgagttcttttttttctcctttgctTCCAACAAAGCACATCAGCAGTGGAGTGCAGCGCAGGGCAGGGCGGATTGAGATCCCAGTCACTGCACCGTGACTTTTTCACGGACAGGTGGACCCGATGATCTCtcggtccacatgtcagtgacaaaggCACGGTGCAGTAGACTGCAGAGGATCCTAATCCGGGCAGGGCAGGATGACCCCTCTTGTTTCAGATCATGTCTACTACCAGGAGCAGAGACCATCGTCTAACAACGACAATCAGTGCAACCGGAGAACAATAATACATGACTCAGATTCACCAATCTCTTCTTATTCAATCCAAGTTCAGGGATATGAGCATGAAAAATgtaagttttctaaaaaaaaaaagaaaacagtacTACAAGCATAAGAGAGATTGATCAGGGCGAAAGGCGTAGCGAACATTTTACTGTGCTTCGGCATCGCCAATGAATTCTCCATTGGCGTCCCAAGGCCTAGTTTCAAAAGATTTGCCGATCATACTCCTTTTCTTGTTCACTGACCCATCATCACGGGCATATTCAGGGAAATAATCCAGAAATGATTTTGTTCCAAGAGTATTTACTCCTTCAAACAGAAACTCCATCACCAGATCCTGATTGTCAAGATGATACATAcctcaaaattcaaataacACCACACAGAATATAAGTCAAAAGTAAGTATAAATGTAGTGATGGCCCAGACAAAACCTCAGCGCGACTTTCACCAATTAACTTCTTCAAAAGGGGATAGCCAGGATCCTGCACATAGAGGATGCACAAGATCAACATAGTATCTTTCATAACACCAATGGATGAGTAGCAGAATGAGGCAAGTAATACTCAAGTCTCCGAGTATAATTTTCTAAAGTGATATCTGATTCTGATggaataaaaaaacaaccttCTCAGCCCTCCATGTGAGATATTTATGTTGTTCTTCTTGGTTACGAGCAATTGTtgctttgttattttctttaattgcTTGGTCCATTAATTCAAGCCAGACCTACATAGTGAGAATATTCAGATTTGATGGCTGCACACAAGAGAATAATCCTTCAAGAAATTCAGTCCAAAATTCACATTGACAAAACAAGGGCAGGAAACTTGTTCAAATTTCGTGTTTCTCTTAAACTTTTtgagaaaatttaaagaaatagTCTGGTCTTGCCTTATAATAATCCACGAAAGCTGAATGTAGAACATGGTGGTTGTGTTCAGTTGACTCAAATATTGTCCAGATCACAATTGGAGAGAAGAACTTCAATGACTCACTCGTAATCTTGCCACCCCAAGGAAGAAGCTGCATATCCTCTAAATAAAGATATCGAGCTAAATAACAACTTATGAGGCAATAGGTTGGGTGGAGCCAGGAAAGATCCATGTACCTCGTTATACTTGTGTACAAGAGGCATTATACTCCTATAGTACTTATCTTTGTAATCCTTGTGCACTGTAGTATCATATAGAGGATTGAGGTCCCTGCAGATAGTTTGAATTGTTCGTTCAGGGCTCATATCCATTAGGTTTTAGGCAAGGAAGAAAGCCAACAATACTTTTCCTTGCAACAGCAACTATTCTCTGACACTTACAATACAACAATACTTTGTGCATGAGTTGTAAAAACGTTGGCGCAAAATATAGGAAGATCGTATTCAGGTTCAGAGAAAGCGGCAAAGTCAAGAACCTGCATAGGAATATGCATTGTAAGTATAGTGGAGCATTTTCCTAGATAGAAATATGGGGCATTCAATTGTAACTAGCAAGCAAA
Proteins encoded in this window:
- the LOC127756402 gene encoding phytochromobilin:ferredoxin oxidoreductase, chloroplastic; its protein translation is MAGNHGEVDLHMLSTLSRWSERYIYSFIQMMLQTMCRHAWMTGGMRWCSGWQEESCFAIGAGTDVANLFISIKRTQLLLATEEWLLAGLACSWGESMSSGGVGGGSLGAGLPYHKFVSFALEETRLRTTLTPHPSQEKFKSIKPNDDNTVFNALSSSAPKIRLLRSLTIEKKNSYQVLDFAAFSEPEYDLPIFCANVFTTHAQSIVVLDLNPLYDTTVHKDYKDKYYRSIMPLVHKYNELLPWGGKITSESLKFFSPIVIWTIFESTEHNHHVLHSAFVDYYKVWLELMDQAIKENNKATIARNQEEQHKYLTWRAEKDPGYPLLKKLIGESRAEDLVMEFLFEGVNTLGTKSFLDYFPEYARDDGSVNKKRSMIGKSFETRPWDANGEFIGDAEAQ
- the LOC127762700 gene encoding probable calcium-binding protein CML10, with protein sequence MKLSIQSFARKLSLPSPKRTWSSSGGSSKRDGGMSKNGSGVKRAISRSEASSFASASSESESSSDDALMARSTPRSVLPAEISRRELEAVLRRLGHGEPDDEELDAVAAIAAEAEAGGGEDELMEAFKVFDADGDGRITAEELRGVMVAILGGDGDGCSLDDCRRMIGGVDADGDGFVGFQDFARMMMAATATATATADGPRSW